The following proteins are encoded in a genomic region of Hoeflea phototrophica DFL-43:
- a CDS encoding beta-ketoacyl-ACP synthase: MTNPDNAVVVTGIGLVTALGVGSDVHRAALTSGSVSPRDISDSENFAPYTVFPLPEIDWSQQIPRRGDQRQMENWQRLGVFAAGMALDDAGFKDDLEACATMDMIVAAGGGERDIAVDTLIVEESRKRNDRDVLLNEKLTTELRPTLFLAQLSNLLAGNISIVHKVTGSSRTLMGEEGAGISAIETAHARITAGQSTHCLVGGAFVAERYDMILLLEAIQGLAKGGLEPFWDQNGDAAGMNLGTAGAFLVLESRAHAEARGAHIYASLDGALGDRGSRDEGKLEQRLSRLCDETGAAAGSPETLVFCGASGFPGLSGRERAFLQTRYPDAPLRSYGALFGHSLEAQFITGLALASLALDESSPIKPMAPGVDAEMPEAAKSAIVTTIGHARGEGVARLSKLS, encoded by the coding sequence ATGACCAACCCCGACAATGCTGTTGTTGTAACAGGCATAGGCCTTGTCACCGCGCTCGGCGTCGGCAGCGATGTCCATCGTGCTGCACTGACAAGCGGCTCGGTTTCACCCCGCGACATCAGTGACAGCGAAAACTTCGCGCCCTACACCGTGTTTCCGCTGCCTGAAATCGACTGGTCGCAGCAGATACCCCGGCGTGGGGACCAGAGGCAGATGGAAAACTGGCAGCGCCTGGGCGTATTCGCGGCAGGAATGGCGCTCGATGATGCAGGTTTCAAGGATGACCTCGAAGCCTGCGCGACAATGGACATGATTGTCGCAGCCGGCGGCGGCGAACGCGACATCGCGGTCGACACACTGATCGTTGAGGAGAGCCGCAAGCGCAACGACCGCGATGTTCTGCTCAATGAAAAACTGACCACCGAATTGCGCCCGACGCTGTTTCTGGCGCAGCTCTCCAACCTTCTGGCCGGCAATATCTCCATCGTCCACAAGGTCACGGGCTCGTCACGAACCCTGATGGGCGAGGAAGGCGCAGGCATATCCGCGATCGAGACCGCACATGCACGCATTACGGCGGGGCAATCGACCCATTGCCTGGTCGGTGGCGCTTTTGTCGCCGAACGCTACGACATGATCCTGCTTCTGGAAGCCATTCAGGGGCTGGCGAAAGGCGGACTCGAGCCGTTCTGGGATCAGAACGGCGATGCCGCCGGCATGAACCTCGGCACCGCCGGCGCCTTTCTTGTGCTTGAATCACGCGCTCATGCCGAAGCGCGAGGAGCGCATATCTACGCAAGTCTTGATGGCGCCCTGGGTGACAGGGGCTCACGCGACGAAGGCAAGCTCGAACAACGCCTCTCCCGCCTGTGCGATGAAACAGGCGCAGCAGCCGGGTCTCCGGAAACACTGGTCTTCTGCGGCGCGAGCGGCTTTCCCGGGTTGAGCGGGCGCGAGCGCGCATTCCTGCAAACACGCTATCCCGATGCGCCGCTTCGCAGCTACGGAGCGCTGTTCGGGCATTCCCTCGAAGCGCAATTCATCACCGGCCTGGCGCTTGCAAGCCTGGCGCTCGACGAATCCAGCCCGATCAAGCCGATGGCGCCGGGCGTTGATGCCGAAATGCCCGAAGCGGCAAAATCGGCTATTGTGACAACCATCGGACATGCGCGCGGTGAAGGCGTGGCCCGTCTGAGCAAGCTGTCCTGA
- a CDS encoding 3-hydroxyacyl-ACP dehydratase FabZ family protein — MYLEYFQMIDRIEALDLDAATLVASSTVPDASPVFEGHFPGMPLVPGVLLIETMAQACGFLILAKTGFAAMPFLMSVDGAKMRDFVKPGAKLEISATLEHEGSGYVVAKARISSDGKRTADCQLKLKTVAFDQVPLAEIVRKRAEEVGLLAAMDDINGDRQ, encoded by the coding sequence ATGTACCTTGAATATTTCCAGATGATCGACCGGATCGAGGCGCTCGACCTCGATGCGGCAACACTGGTTGCCTCTTCCACGGTCCCTGACGCAAGCCCGGTCTTCGAAGGCCATTTTCCCGGAATGCCGCTTGTGCCCGGTGTGTTGCTGATCGAAACCATGGCGCAAGCTTGCGGCTTTCTGATCCTCGCCAAGACCGGCTTTGCGGCGATGCCCTTCTTGATGTCCGTGGATGGGGCCAAGATGCGCGATTTCGTCAAGCCGGGCGCTAAACTTGAAATATCGGCCACGTTGGAGCACGAAGGTTCGGGCTATGTGGTGGCAAAGGCGCGCATCTCAAGTGATGGCAAACGCACCGCCGATTGCCAGCTCAAGCTCAAGACGGTGGCGTTCGACCAGGTTCCACTGGCCGAGATCGTTCGCAAACGGGCCGAGGAAGTTGGTCTGTTGGCTGCCATGGACGACATCAATGGAGACAGGCAATGA
- a CDS encoding electron transfer flavoprotein-ubiquinone oxidoreductase, producing MTEVAELAERESMEFDVVIVGAGPAGLSAAIRLKQLDPELTVVVLEKGGEVGAHILSGAVVDPIGIDKLIPDWRDDPDHPFKTAVNADHFLVLGPAGSVRLPNFMMPPLMNNHGNFIVSLGNVCRWLGERAEALGVEIYPGFAASEVLTNDDGAVIGVATGDMGVERNGEPGPNYARGMALLGKYVLIGEGVRGSLAKQLISKYKLDEDREPQKFGIGLKELWEVKPEHHKPGLVQHSFGWPLDMKTGGGSFLYHLEDNQVAVGFVVHLNYKNPYLSPFEEFQRFKTHPAIAPVFEGGKRLSYGARAISEGGWQSVPKLAFPGGALIGCSAGFVNVARIKGSHNAVLSGMMAAEHAAEAIAAGRTQDTLDGYDAAWRASEIGKDLKKVRNVKPLWSKLGTIGGVALGGLDMWLNTLFGVSPFGTMSHGKADYAALEPASKHKQIDYPKPDGVLTFDRLSSVFLSNTNHEEDQPVHLQLQDSALQKSSELDVYAGPSNRYCPAGVYEWVETDGTPTFVINAQNCVHCKTCDIKDPNQNINWVPPQGGEGPVYTNM from the coding sequence ATGACTGAAGTGGCTGAACTTGCCGAGCGCGAGAGCATGGAATTCGATGTGGTGATCGTCGGCGCAGGCCCTGCGGGTCTGTCGGCTGCGATCCGGCTCAAACAGCTCGATCCCGAGCTTACGGTGGTGGTGCTGGAGAAGGGCGGCGAAGTCGGGGCGCATATTCTCTCGGGCGCGGTGGTCGACCCTATCGGCATCGACAAGCTGATCCCCGATTGGCGCGACGACCCGGACCATCCGTTCAAGACCGCGGTCAATGCTGACCATTTTCTGGTGCTTGGCCCGGCTGGCTCGGTCAGGCTTCCCAATTTCATGATGCCGCCGCTGATGAACAATCACGGCAATTTCATTGTCTCGCTGGGCAATGTCTGCCGCTGGCTTGGTGAACGCGCCGAGGCCCTGGGCGTGGAGATTTATCCCGGCTTTGCGGCGAGCGAAGTTCTGACCAATGATGATGGCGCCGTGATCGGGGTTGCCACCGGTGACATGGGTGTCGAGCGCAATGGCGAGCCCGGCCCCAACTACGCCAGGGGCATGGCGCTGCTTGGCAAATATGTGCTGATCGGTGAGGGCGTTCGCGGCTCGCTCGCCAAGCAGTTGATCTCGAAATACAAGCTTGATGAAGACCGCGAGCCACAGAAATTCGGCATTGGCCTGAAGGAGCTGTGGGAGGTGAAACCCGAGCATCACAAGCCGGGTCTGGTGCAGCACTCATTCGGCTGGCCGCTCGACATGAAAACCGGCGGTGGCTCGTTCCTCTATCACCTCGAGGACAACCAGGTGGCCGTTGGTTTCGTGGTCCATCTCAACTACAAGAACCCCTATCTTTCGCCGTTCGAGGAATTCCAGCGCTTCAAGACTCATCCGGCGATCGCTCCGGTGTTCGAGGGCGGCAAGCGGCTGAGCTACGGTGCGCGCGCGATCTCCGAAGGTGGCTGGCAGTCTGTGCCCAAGCTTGCTTTCCCCGGCGGCGCGCTGATCGGCTGTTCGGCCGGCTTCGTCAATGTTGCCCGGATCAAGGGATCGCACAACGCGGTGCTGTCGGGGATGATGGCGGCCGAGCATGCGGCCGAGGCCATCGCGGCAGGCCGGACGCAGGACACGCTCGACGGTTATGATGCGGCATGGCGCGCCTCCGAGATCGGCAAGGATCTCAAGAAAGTGCGCAACGTCAAACCGCTGTGGTCGAAACTCGGCACCATTGGCGGTGTGGCACTCGGCGGTCTCGACATGTGGCTCAACACGCTGTTCGGCGTCTCGCCCTTCGGCACCATGTCCCATGGCAAGGCCGATTATGCGGCGCTTGAGCCGGCCTCCAAGCACAAGCAGATCGACTATCCCAAGCCTGATGGCGTGCTGACCTTTGACCGTCTGTCCTCGGTGTTCTTGTCCAACACCAACCACGAGGAAGACCAGCCGGTGCATCTCCAGCTTCAGGATTCGGCACTGCAGAAGTCGTCGGAACTTGATGTCTATGCCGGACCATCCAACCGCTATTGTCCGGCCGGCGTCTATGAATGGGTGGAAACCGACGGCACGCCGACCTTCGTGATCAACGCGCAGAACTGCGTGCACTGCAAGACCTGTGACATCAAGGACCCGAACCAGAACATCAACTGGGTCCCGCCCCAGGGCGGCGAGGGGCCGGTCTATACGAACATGTGA
- a CDS encoding DNA-3-methyladenine glycosylase I produces the protein MRDFEEIYAIAVDRKGGPDALEELLITPLTAAQLAATDDDRWLAAMAKCLFQAGFNWKVIEAKWPDMEAAFDGFATAKVAAYHEGDVDRLLSDKRIVRNGAKIMAVIENARFVHNIAGDHGGFGKFIANWPAETHNELLDFIAKQGARLGSVTGQRMLRQMGRDGYILSPDVIARLKAEGIVGKPPASKRDLAAIQKAFNDWMAQSGHCLTQISQILAYSI, from the coding sequence ATGCGTGACTTTGAAGAAATCTACGCCATCGCTGTTGACCGGAAGGGGGGGCCGGATGCGCTTGAAGAGCTGCTGATCACACCTCTGACGGCGGCACAACTGGCGGCAACAGACGATGATCGCTGGCTCGCTGCCATGGCGAAATGTTTGTTCCAGGCGGGCTTCAACTGGAAAGTGATCGAGGCAAAATGGCCGGACATGGAGGCCGCCTTCGACGGCTTCGCAACAGCCAAAGTCGCTGCCTATCATGAAGGCGATGTTGATCGCCTGCTGTCTGACAAAAGGATTGTCAGAAACGGCGCGAAAATCATGGCGGTGATCGAGAACGCCCGCTTTGTTCACAACATTGCCGGTGACCATGGTGGTTTCGGCAAATTCATCGCCAACTGGCCCGCCGAGACACACAACGAGCTGCTCGATTTCATCGCCAAGCAAGGCGCCCGACTGGGTTCCGTAACGGGGCAGCGCATGCTCAGACAAATGGGGCGTGACGGCTATATCCTCTCACCCGATGTGATTGCGCGCTTGAAGGCGGAGGGCATTGTGGGCAAGCCGCCCGCTTCAAAACGGGACCTTGCGGCCATTCAGAAGGCCTTCAATGACTGGATGGCACAATCCGGCCACTGCCTCACCCAGATAAGTCAGATTTTGGCGTATAGCATATGA
- a CDS encoding beta-ketoacyl-ACP synthase, whose product MTKAAYKDHLGRPLVAVTGMGVVTSLGQGIEDNWTRLTAGESGIHAITRFPSESLSTRICGTVDFIDIPTPNAVERSFAFARETTIEALAQAGLSGDFGGPLFLAAPPIEPEWSARFELGDRVPPGQLNGNAYEQFLTVLRENADPVFHEAALFGSISERLADQFGTRGLPVTLSTACASGATAIQLGVEAIRQGRTDRALCVATDGSVSAEALIRFSLLSALSTNNDPPQKASRPFTKDRDGFVIAEGAATLVLESLEAALARGARIHGIISGCGEKADHFHRTRSSPDGGPAIATIRAALDDAGLSADDISYINAHGTSTPENDKMEYLSLSTVFGERMAEVPVSSNKSMIGHTLTAAGAVEAVFSLMTIATGVIPPTINYDNPDPAIPLDAVPNVKRDATVTSVLSNSFGFGGQNACLVMSAEPA is encoded by the coding sequence ATGACCAAAGCCGCATACAAGGATCATCTTGGCCGCCCGCTGGTCGCCGTGACCGGCATGGGCGTCGTCACCTCGCTCGGCCAGGGAATCGAGGACAACTGGACACGCCTGACCGCCGGCGAATCCGGCATTCATGCGATCACCCGGTTTCCATCGGAAAGCCTGTCGACCAGAATTTGCGGAACGGTCGATTTTATCGACATTCCCACTCCAAACGCTGTTGAACGCTCCTTCGCATTCGCGCGCGAGACCACCATCGAAGCGCTGGCACAAGCTGGTCTCTCCGGCGATTTTGGCGGACCGTTGTTTCTGGCAGCCCCGCCGATTGAGCCCGAATGGAGCGCCCGCTTTGAACTGGGCGACCGGGTGCCGCCCGGGCAGTTGAATGGCAATGCCTATGAGCAGTTCCTCACCGTTCTGCGGGAAAACGCCGATCCGGTGTTTCATGAAGCAGCGCTGTTCGGTTCGATTTCTGAACGCCTGGCTGATCAGTTCGGAACCCGCGGCCTTCCGGTGACGCTGTCAACGGCCTGTGCATCAGGGGCCACGGCGATCCAGCTCGGCGTCGAAGCCATCCGCCAGGGCCGCACCGACCGGGCACTCTGCGTCGCCACCGACGGTTCGGTCAGCGCCGAAGCGCTGATCCGCTTTTCGCTGCTCTCGGCGCTGTCGACCAACAATGATCCGCCGCAAAAGGCATCGCGTCCCTTTACCAAGGACCGCGACGGCTTCGTCATTGCAGAAGGCGCCGCGACTCTGGTTCTGGAATCGCTGGAAGCCGCGCTGGCCCGCGGCGCCCGCATTCACGGAATCATCAGCGGCTGTGGCGAGAAGGCGGATCATTTCCACCGGACCCGCTCATCGCCCGATGGCGGACCGGCAATCGCAACCATTCGCGCGGCGCTGGATGATGCAGGGCTTTCCGCCGATGACATCAGCTACATCAACGCCCACGGCACCTCGACGCCCGAGAACGACAAGATGGAGTATCTGTCCTTGTCGACAGTCTTTGGAGAGCGGATGGCCGAGGTTCCCGTCTCCTCGAACAAGTCGATGATCGGCCACACGCTGACCGCCGCCGGTGCTGTGGAGGCAGTTTTCTCGCTGATGACCATCGCAACCGGCGTGATCCCGCCCACCATCAATTATGACAATCCGGACCCGGCCATTCCGCTGGACGCGGTCCCCAATGTCAAACGTGACGCGACGGTTACCAGCGTGCTGTCCAATTCCTTTGGCTTTGGCGGGCAGAACGCATGCCTTGTCATGTCGGCTGAACCGGCTTAA
- the hemN gene encoding oxygen-independent coproporphyrinogen III oxidase: protein MQKDYVRKHAGPAPRYTSYPTAPHFHAGVDGDVYARWLRQLKPGQTLSLYIHIPWCDRLCWFCGCNTKQTRRYDPLKTYLAALENEIETISGLVDPGCRVTALHLGGGSPTMLKPEDMVWLDKALRSRFHFDDGAEISVEMDPNDLDADKYDALAEIGLTRASIGVQDFDEKVQQAINREQTFEQTREVVEQVRARGVRSVNCDVLYGLPHQTRQSVDRTIEQVVSLRPDRIALFGYAHVPWMKTHQKMIDEAALPDVTERFAQMNRASSSLTAAGYTSIGIDHFALPADSLAIAAASGAMRRNFQGYTSDTADALIGMGASSIGQLPQGYIQNQPSTGEYQRQVNLGRLPVVRGFELSEEDRLRARIIELLMCDFAFSFSTIRHEFGGAAEQVLDEAEYLAGCDTDGMIEFSGGLFQVTDKGRPFVRSIASAFDSYFGEGAARHSLAV from the coding sequence ATGCAAAAAGATTATGTGCGCAAACACGCGGGCCCAGCTCCGCGCTACACCAGCTACCCCACCGCGCCGCATTTTCATGCAGGCGTCGATGGGGATGTCTATGCCCGCTGGCTCAGGCAACTCAAGCCGGGGCAGACGCTTTCCCTCTACATTCACATCCCCTGGTGCGACCGGCTGTGCTGGTTTTGTGGCTGCAACACCAAGCAGACCCGCAGATATGACCCGCTCAAGACCTATCTCGCAGCCCTTGAAAACGAGATTGAGACCATCTCCGGTCTTGTCGATCCCGGCTGCAGGGTCACCGCGCTCCATCTGGGCGGCGGCTCGCCCACCATGCTCAAGCCCGAAGATATGGTTTGGCTCGACAAGGCGCTGCGCAGCCGTTTCCATTTCGACGACGGTGCCGAAATCAGCGTCGAAATGGATCCCAATGATCTCGACGCCGACAAATATGATGCGCTCGCCGAAATCGGGCTCACACGTGCCTCCATTGGTGTCCAGGATTTCGACGAGAAAGTGCAGCAGGCCATCAACCGCGAACAGACCTTTGAGCAGACCCGCGAAGTGGTCGAACAGGTCCGTGCACGCGGAGTCCGCTCGGTCAATTGCGATGTGCTCTACGGCCTGCCCCACCAGACACGGCAATCGGTCGATCGCACCATCGAGCAGGTTGTTTCACTCAGGCCTGACCGGATCGCGCTGTTCGGCTACGCCCACGTGCCCTGGATGAAGACCCACCAGAAGATGATTGATGAGGCAGCATTGCCCGATGTCACCGAGCGTTTCGCACAGATGAACCGCGCAAGCTCGTCCTTGACAGCAGCGGGGTACACCTCAATCGGGATCGATCACTTCGCCCTGCCCGCCGACAGTCTCGCGATCGCGGCCGCCTCCGGTGCGATGCGCCGCAATTTCCAGGGCTACACCAGCGATACCGCCGATGCCCTGATCGGAATGGGAGCCTCTTCCATCGGACAGCTGCCCCAGGGCTACATCCAGAACCAGCCTTCCACCGGCGAGTATCAGCGTCAGGTCAATTTGGGCCGGCTGCCAGTCGTGCGCGGCTTCGAATTGTCCGAAGAAGACCGCCTCCGCGCCCGCATCATCGAACTTTTGATGTGCGATTTCGCGTTTTCCTTCTCCACCATCCGGCACGAATTCGGCGGTGCCGCGGAGCAAGTGCTCGATGAAGCGGAATACCTTGCCGGCTGCGATACCGACGGAATGATCGAGTTCTCAGGCGGCCTTTTTCAGGTCACCGACAAGGGCAGGCCCTTTGTCCGCTCCATCGCCTCGGCATTCGACAGCTATTTCGGCGAAGGCGCTGCCAGGCACTCACTTGCGGTGTAG
- a CDS encoding DUF1330 domain-containing protein, whose protein sequence is MTAFFVSRIKVKDPAKMQDYAAATGPTIAGHKGALVLRGRAVQTLIGEDAGLHMTSVVQFPDIEALTAWFNSPEYQQHAGLRDEAGDMQFVVYQDPSA, encoded by the coding sequence ATGACAGCCTTTTTCGTGTCGCGGATCAAAGTGAAGGATCCTGCCAAGATGCAAGACTATGCCGCTGCAACGGGACCAACCATCGCCGGGCATAAGGGGGCGCTTGTTCTTCGCGGCCGCGCCGTTCAAACGCTTATCGGAGAAGACGCAGGCCTGCACATGACGAGTGTTGTGCAGTTCCCTGATATCGAAGCCTTGACCGCGTGGTTTAATTCACCGGAATACCAGCAACATGCCGGCTTGCGCGATGAAGCGGGAGACATGCAATTCGTCGTCTACCAGGATCCCTCAGCCTAG
- a CDS encoding acyl carrier protein codes for MSVTATFDKVADIIAETSEIDRDSITPESHTIDDLGIDSLDFLDIVFAVDKEFGIKIPLEQWTQEVNDGKASTEEYFVLGNLCTKIDELRAAKA; via the coding sequence TTGAGCGTGACCGCAACATTCGACAAGGTCGCCGACATTATCGCTGAAACAAGCGAGATTGACCGCGACAGCATCACTCCTGAAAGCCACACCATTGACGATCTGGGAATCGACAGCCTCGATTTCCTGGACATTGTTTTTGCCGTCGACAAGGAATTCGGAATCAAGATTCCGCTTGAGCAGTGGACCCAGGAAGTCAATGACGGCAAGGCCTCGACAGAAGAGTACTTCGTGCTTGGCAATCTCTGCACCAAGATCGACGAGCTGAGGGCTGCCAAGGCTTGA
- a CDS encoding Crp/Fnr family transcriptional regulator translates to MDAHRKDIHNSDIPVLCRACEARHRGVCGALTSSQLLSLNKQSTRKHIEAGSELIGESQETSSYANIITGVVKLTKMMSDGRQQIVGLQFAPDFLGRPFRIDSGISADAATDVNVCSFPKAAIERMIKEAPELEHRLLEQTLKELDEARDWMLTLGRKTACEKVASFLYLIATHINPEADPDSASFELPLTRSDIADFLGLTIETVSRQLTKLRKEQVIVIRNNRHVEVPDLDKLAEFASQ, encoded by the coding sequence ATGGACGCACACCGCAAAGACATCCACAATTCCGACATTCCGGTGCTGTGCCGGGCATGCGAAGCCCGGCATCGCGGCGTATGCGGCGCTTTGACATCGTCCCAGCTTCTCAGTCTGAACAAGCAATCTACGCGCAAGCACATCGAAGCGGGATCGGAACTGATCGGGGAAAGCCAGGAAACCAGCAGCTACGCAAACATCATTACCGGCGTGGTCAAACTCACCAAGATGATGTCGGACGGGCGGCAGCAGATCGTCGGGCTGCAATTCGCTCCGGATTTCCTCGGGCGCCCGTTTCGCATCGACAGCGGAATCTCCGCGGATGCTGCGACCGATGTCAATGTCTGCAGTTTTCCCAAGGCGGCAATCGAGCGGATGATCAAGGAAGCCCCTGAACTCGAGCACCGCCTGCTTGAGCAAACCCTCAAGGAGCTGGACGAGGCTCGCGACTGGATGCTCACTCTGGGGCGCAAGACGGCGTGTGAAAAGGTCGCCAGTTTTCTCTATCTTATCGCCACGCATATCAATCCGGAGGCCGACCCGGATTCGGCAAGTTTCGAACTGCCGCTAACCCGATCCGACATTGCAGATTTTCTTGGTCTGACCATAGAGACGGTGAGCCGGCAATTGACCAAATTGCGCAAGGAACAGGTCATTGTGATTCGGAACAACCGGCATGTCGAGGTTCCTGATCTGGACAAGCTCGCGGAGTTTGCCTCGCAATAA
- a CDS encoding TetR/AcrR family transcriptional regulator → MARPSGFDREAAVEAAMQEIWRDGYEASSVKALSKKLGITRSSYYNAFGTREDLFKEALAVYFAQSPDAVLHGDLPDMPVCNLLTRTFRAICKARADDPEARGCLAINSLTELDTTQDELGIAIANAILNSAARLEELLELAVSRQELPEQTNPHATALALQNLMIGLNVFSKALRDEAELWLTARTTLIALGIDCEDENA, encoded by the coding sequence ATGGCGAGACCATCCGGTTTTGATCGAGAAGCTGCCGTCGAAGCAGCAATGCAGGAAATCTGGCGCGATGGCTATGAAGCGAGTTCGGTGAAGGCGCTTTCCAAGAAACTCGGGATCACCCGCTCCAGCTACTACAATGCCTTCGGCACGCGTGAGGACCTCTTCAAGGAGGCGCTCGCCGTCTACTTCGCCCAGTCACCCGACGCAGTTTTACACGGTGACCTGCCGGACATGCCGGTCTGCAATCTGCTGACCCGAACGTTCCGCGCAATCTGCAAAGCGCGCGCCGATGACCCCGAAGCACGCGGGTGTTTGGCCATAAACAGTCTGACTGAGCTCGACACCACACAGGATGAGCTTGGCATCGCCATTGCAAACGCCATCCTCAACAGCGCAGCCCGCCTCGAAGAACTGCTGGAACTGGCAGTCAGCAGACAGGAACTGCCTGAACAGACCAACCCGCATGCAACTGCACTAGCCCTTCAGAACCTGATGATCGGCCTGAACGTGTTTTCCAAGGCATTGCGCGATGAGGCCGAACTCTGGCTGACCGCAAGAACAACCCTGATTGCGCTGGGCATTGATTGTGAGGATGAGAATGCGTGA
- a CDS encoding PAS domain-containing protein, with product MLLKLIGTFEDQCSELLSAVRRGDEAAVSHLDSEIQPLIQRIFRFYACDNKQAIQQLRFFARLAVRNSEDDDSVSRYTDMMAVLFERYLSAGLVFSQPEIAQIKDWMSVSPKASADPAFAEGYDPSPHELVLDSLPERIAVVGLDYRYIYTNKRNGEFHGKPPSAFVGRHLAEFIDKQRFLSRAKPRLDQCFGGARVSYIYEIADLRGRMFEVNCTMTPFLGPDKSIIGALLTLRMNPLFARVA from the coding sequence ATGCTGCTGAAACTTATTGGTACATTTGAAGATCAGTGTTCAGAATTGCTGTCGGCTGTTCGTCGTGGTGACGAAGCTGCAGTCAGTCATCTCGATTCAGAGATCCAGCCGTTGATTCAGCGGATTTTCCGTTTCTATGCATGTGACAACAAACAGGCGATCCAGCAGTTGCGTTTTTTTGCGCGGCTTGCTGTGCGAAACAGCGAAGATGATGACAGTGTCTCCCGCTACACAGATATGATGGCGGTCTTGTTCGAACGTTATCTCAGCGCGGGGCTTGTTTTCTCGCAGCCGGAGATTGCGCAGATAAAGGACTGGATGAGCGTGTCGCCAAAGGCGTCAGCCGATCCGGCTTTTGCGGAGGGTTATGATCCTTCGCCGCATGAACTGGTGCTTGATTCGCTGCCAGAGCGAATTGCCGTGGTTGGGCTCGATTACCGGTATATCTACACCAATAAGCGCAATGGCGAGTTTCATGGAAAGCCGCCATCGGCATTTGTGGGCAGACACCTTGCCGAATTCATCGACAAGCAACGCTTTCTATCCCGCGCCAAACCAAGGCTTGACCAGTGCTTTGGCGGCGCTCGGGTTTCCTACATCTATGAAATTGCGGATCTCCGTGGACGCATGTTTGAAGTCAATTGCACCATGACGCCATTTTTGGGGCCAGACAAATCCATCATCGGCGCATTGTTGACGCTGAGGATGAATCCGCTGTTCGCCCGGGTCGCCTGA
- a CDS encoding haloalkane dehalogenase produces the protein MSNLLKIAAVTTLIALSSTLVVAEDAAPKLPAVAVSEELVIDRREIAVLGSTMSYLEEGEGDVVVFLHGNPSSAYLWRNVIPYVSSTHRVIAPDLIGMGESGKPDIAYTFADHARYLEAFVDELNLPAITLVSHDWGSALAWDFARRNPDKVVRLAFMEGVLPPAFPQDSYQAMGEEMGGMFRALRDPEKGREMVMEGNMFVESILPMMANRPLGEAAMETYRAPYSTVDSRLPTWMWPREVPINGMPASNVQLMQDIQTFMGKTDMPVLLAYAEPGVLVPPQAVPFYTDLIDNLETAFVGQGLHFIQEDQPDAIGRAIADWLRRN, from the coding sequence ATGTCGAATTTACTGAAAATAGCAGCGGTCACGACGCTGATCGCCTTGTCGTCCACACTGGTTGTCGCAGAAGACGCAGCGCCAAAGTTGCCCGCTGTTGCGGTCTCGGAGGAGCTGGTCATAGACCGGCGCGAGATTGCGGTTCTGGGCTCTACCATGTCCTATCTGGAAGAGGGGGAAGGTGACGTGGTGGTTTTCCTGCACGGGAACCCCTCGTCGGCATACCTCTGGCGCAATGTGATACCCTACGTCAGCAGCACCCATCGCGTGATTGCGCCTGACCTGATCGGCATGGGGGAATCCGGCAAGCCCGATATAGCTTACACCTTTGCAGATCATGCGCGATATCTTGAAGCGTTTGTGGACGAGTTGAACTTGCCGGCGATCACGCTGGTCAGTCACGACTGGGGCTCAGCCCTTGCATGGGATTTCGCCCGCAGGAACCCTGATAAGGTGGTCAGACTGGCATTTATGGAGGGTGTATTGCCTCCGGCCTTTCCACAGGACAGCTATCAAGCCATGGGCGAGGAAATGGGCGGCATGTTCCGGGCTCTGCGGGATCCGGAAAAGGGCCGTGAGATGGTCATGGAGGGCAACATGTTTGTCGAGAGCATCCTGCCGATGATGGCCAATCGGCCCTTGGGCGAGGCTGCCATGGAGACTTACCGCGCGCCCTACAGCACCGTCGATAGCCGCCTGCCGACATGGATGTGGCCACGGGAAGTCCCTATCAATGGGATGCCTGCCTCAAACGTCCAGCTTATGCAGGATATCCAAACGTTCATGGGTAAAACCGACATGCCGGTGCTGCTTGCCTATGCGGAACCGGGTGTCCTGGTGCCTCCGCAAGCGGTCCCATTTTACACCGATCTGATCGACAATCTGGAAACAGCCTTCGTTGGCCAGGGCCTGCACTTCATTCAGGAAGACCAACCCGATGCAATCGGGCGGGCAATCGCTGACTGGTTGCGCCGTAATTAG